CCTTCcctttcttcttgtttttggCTCCTCCGTCGTCATCTTCGGCGTGCTCGGACGGCTCCTTGGACGTCTCGCCTGGATTCTCGTTTCCATTAAAGAACGGCGGCAAGGGAAGAAATGGATGTTGAGCAAACATGTGATGCTGCAACAGTTCCGGCTGCAGGAAGCTTTGGGTGCACACCGGACACTTCAAGGGTGCACCATCCGATGACATCGAATGAGATCTCTCGTGTACGAACAGTAACGGAAGGAGAGGAGTCGTAAAGGGGCAAAAGGAACATTGATAACTTTTTGTACTTGACTCGTCCACCCCAAAAAGACTCGACAGCACGTTCTGAATTCCcacttcttttctttcttgcCCACCGTTTGGTATCTTCAGAGTTGGACTGCCGCGTTCGCATTTTACTCCGGCTTTCGAATGTTGGCCGATGCTTTGTTGCAACTGTTGTTCCAGTTCGGACCATTTTTCTGCACCGGCTTGTCCATGATCACTCAACAGATGTGCTTTCAGCCATTTGGTACTGCGAAAACGTCGACTGCAGATCGAACAAACCTCCGTGAAATGGGTGAAGTAACGGTGACTCAGATCAGCCAGATCGGCAGGTTTCAAAGCTGGATCTGGATCTGGAGGTACTTGAGGTGTCGCGTTTTCTCCTTCGTTTTTGCGCGGTTGCAAAAGACTCGTCCCGTATTCGACAATTCCGTGAGTATTGTGCTTGTGGACTCTCAGAAAATACTTGCTGCACAACTCTTTGTTGCATATATCGCATATAACTCCACCAATCTGAGCACCGTTCTCGATCTCTATGCCGTGCATCCTTTGCATATGCGTTTTCATAAAGTACTTGTTGCACAACTCTTTATTGCAGATGTCACAATAGCTGCTGGTCGGAGTCACGTTCATGCTGATTCGACGTTCGGCGCTTGATACCGGTATCCTGTTGACGCTCTTCTCAGGAGTGCTGAACCCGTTGAATTCATCTTTGATGTTGTCCAGGTTTCCTTGATTGCTAGGATGAAATTCTAACAGATGCTTCTTCATCTCTTCAACGTTTTGAACATCTTTCCCGCACAGATCGCACATGGTGTTGTTGTTAGAACTGTTTTCCGATTCAACAGGTTTATCAACGTCTGCCACGTCGTCGAGTAAAATTCCGTGTTCTGTCATCATGTGTGCATGTAAAAAATAACGATTTTCGAACTCCTTGTTGCAAGCGTTACAAGTTGTGCATACTTTGCTGACGTCGAGCTCGTTCAGTTGCAAAATCATCGTTTGGAGTTTTTGTAAATCTTCGCTGATCGCTTCGGCATTGATCGATTTTTCGTTTGATGGGTGGTTTTCTTTTTTGGTTTCTTCATTCGTTTGGTCTTGGTGTTCCTCCTCTTTGGGGTAAATTTTAGAATGGACGCTGACGTTATGCAACTGAGATAAACTcgcattttgaaatttaattccgCATATGTCGCAACTGATGTCTGATGGTGACGTAGTTTTGCGATCTATGTTGGATTGTTCCGTCATTATTAAGTTTAGAGGACTAGTTTGCATATTATTCTGCCATGGAAAATTACTACCTCCTTCGTGTTTAGTGTCTTTTTCTTTATCATCCGGTATATAAATACCGTGACGTTTCATCTTGTGGgttctcaaaaaatatttgttgcaATATTCCTTGCAACAAATCTCGCAAAATGCTTTAGGATTCATGACGCCGATTCTTCTGAGACGGCTGGATATTTCGATATCGTTACCTGGAGACATTTTGCTTTGCGGAATGTAATAAATTCCCCCTTcagattcatttttaaatgagGTAGATTCGGTTTGTACATTAGGACTAGACGATTCTTCAGCAGGTTGGTCATCTGGCGATATTTTATCACTTTCACTGTTTGATGAGAAACCGTTTGAATTAGGAACATTTTCGTTTGATTCactttcatataaatgtgggAGATTGGATTTGGTTGTTTTCTGCGGGAAGGATTTATTCGAAAACGGGTTAGGGAACAAGTTATTGAATGGGTTGATGATATTGGCGgatttttcgtttttaacaGTTGATATTTCTACACTTGGCACGGTAGTTGGGAGTTTAATTGTTCCAGCGTAAGAagcaatatttacattattcACTAAGGGTTCTGATGAGGGAGGATCGGAATAGATACCATGCTTGTTGGCTTTGTGAgtcttcaaaaaatatttgttgcaAAATTCTTTGTTGCACAAGTCACAATACGCATCCGGATTGAAAATTCTTATCGGCTGTCTCGGCATGTTGTCGGGTTGTGCAAACTGAGGTAAGGTCATGAACATTGGATTTGTTGGGTTGAAAGGCAAGCCATGTAAATTTGGATTCATCCATTCCTTGCTCTGCAGCTCGTTTATCCATGGTACCTCTGGTCTGTTCGAAGTCAGTTCTAAAGGTGTCTCGCCGCGTTCTACCTGTGGATTCAGCGCAAAATCTTCCGGCTCCTTTTTACAGTCGACCGCGGAATGATCCGATACCAGATGACTTTGAAGTTGCTCAGAGTTGTTGAAGTATAATTGGCACACAGGACACTGCAGTTCTGGCTCGGGTGAAGTCGAActtggcttaccttcggtatGCAAGTCGGATTCGGCTGCTGAAATTCGAACTGGTGTGGATTGTTTTCTCCGCTTCTTGCAGGAATCGGTTAGTGGTGTTACTAAACAACGTTTTACTGGACGAGGTGTTTCGAACTCGGGCTCGCTGCTTGTTGTTTCCTCGGCTACTGAGGAGTATCCTCCATGTAAGGGACCAGAAGTTGAGGGTAACGTGACGGATGTCATCATATTGTCGTGTAGGCGACATGCAATGATTCTATAGGTCCCTGCACATACAAAAACAAACTAAATTAGTACTTTCCACCTATTTCCTCATCACCTAACAtactatcgggccttcaaataaatatataggCGTAggagacattctaattcttttaacagtgtaaagtaatttttgtaggtaaccaattattctccggagttgcATAGTatgcatagtaagcttttcccaatttcatattgtcatattccgtggagggagaatagggagaatgcactac
The sequence above is drawn from the Tenebrio molitor chromosome X, icTenMoli1.1, whole genome shotgun sequence genome and encodes:
- the LOC138140008 gene encoding uncharacterized protein is translated as MMTSVTLPSTSGPLHGGYSSVAEETTSSEPEFETPRPVKRCLVTPLTDSCKKRRKQSTPVRISAAESDLHTEGKPSSTSPEPELQCPVCQLYFNNSEQLQSHLVSDHSAVDCKKEPEDFALNPQVERGETPLELTSNRPEVPWINELQSKEWMNPNLHGLPFNPTNPMFMTLPQFAQPDNMPRQPIRIFNPDAYCDLCNKEFCNKYFLKTHKANKHGIYSDPPSSEPLVNNVNIASYAGTIKLPTTVPSVEISTVKNEKSANIINPFNNLFPNPFSNKSFPQKTTKSNLPHLYESESNENVPNSNGFSSNSESDKISPDDQPAEESSSPNVQTESTSFKNESEGGIYYIPQSKMSPGNDIEISSRLRRIGVMNPKAFCEICCKEYCNKYFLRTHKMKRHGIYIPDDKEKDTKHEGGSNFPWQNNMQTSPLNLIMTEQSNIDRKTTSPSDISCDICGIKFQNASLSQLHNVSVHSKIYPKEEEHQDQTNEETKKENHPSNEKSINAEAISEDLQKLQTMILQLNELDVSKVCTTCNACNKEFENRYFLHAHMMTEHGILLDDVADVDKPVESENSSNNNTMCDLCGKDVQNVEEMKKHLLEFHPSNQGNLDNIKDEFNGFSTPEKSVNRIPVSSAERRISMNVTPTSSYCDICNKELCNKYFMKTHMQRMHGIEIENGAQIGGVICDICNKELCSKYFLRVHKHNTHGIVEYGTSLLQPRKNEGENATPQVPPDPDPALKPADLADLSHRYFTHFTEVCSICSRRFRSTKWLKAHLLSDHGQAGAEKWSELEQQLQQSIGQHSKAGVKCERGSPTLKIPNGGQERKEVGIQNVLSSLFGVDESSTKSYQCSFCPFTTPLLPLLFVHERSHSMSSDGAPLKCPVCTQSFLQPELLQHHMFAQHPFLPLPPFFNGNENPGETSKEPSEHAEDDDGGAKNKKKGKGKRAELSPEIGQNLRDAAKRAQVPAAYALPQGGEDAGYVMQAFLVEEAAAERRVVPAVVFLPVFQKQPAPLTVTFTLTPA